CGCTCTCATTATCTTCAGCCTATTCGTCCAAATGTCCGAAGGTGCCACTTATTCTGTGGTTCCGTTTATTAATCCCAAAGCGTTGGGGGCCGTTTCCGGTATTGTGGGAGCTGGTGGAAATGCAGGGGCCGTTGCAGCAGGTTTTCTGTTCAAAACACATGCAATTACCTGGCCAACTGCCTTGTTTATTATTGGAGCGATTGTGACGTGCTGTTCCTTCTTAACCTTCATTGTGCGGTTTAGTGAAGAAACCGAAGAAGAAGTACGACTTGCTCATGAATTAGCAGTGACTGCCAGAAGTGGAGAGAAAGAGCTTGCTACAGTCATAGGTAATTAAAAGCTTATGTGATTCTGCGAATAACAAATGAAGTGCTCTGAGTAAAAGGTGGATTCGCTGTGATTCAACGAAATTCTGAACCAAAAAAGAATGTGGTTGTCATTGGCAACGGTATGGTGGGGTTACGGCTGTGTGAACAACTGGTTGAGAAAGACCAGCAACAGCAATTTAAGATTGTAACATTCTGTGAAGAACCGCGTGCTGCATATGACCGTGTGGGATTAACACAATTTTTCGCTCATAATGATGCAGAAAAATTGATGCTGGCTCGTCAAGAATGGTATTCGGAAAATGACATCGATCTCCATTTAGCAGACCGGGCAGTCAGTATTGATCGACAAACTAAAATTGTCCGTTCCCAAAAGGGTGTTGAGATACCTTATGATAAAGTCATCATCGCAACAGGGTCCTATCCATTCGTACCAGAAGTTCCTGGAATCAAAAACCGAGGAGTCTTTGTTTATCGTACAATTAACGACTTGGAAGCGATCATAGACTACGCGAAACATTCGAAGCGAGCAGCAGTGATTGGAGGTGGACTCCTGGGCTTGGAAGCAGCAAAAGCAGCATTGGATTTGGGCCTGGAAACACATGTATTGGAGTTTGCTCCACGTTTAATGCCGCGACAAATTGATGACGCCGGTTCAAAAATTCTAGTCCAAAAAATTGAAGAGTTGGGCGTTCAGGTCCATCTGAATAAAGCCACTGATGAAGTGTTGGGAAATTCCAAAGTGACGGGGATTCGATTTCAGGATGGCGAAGTGTTGGATGTTGACATGATTATCGTCTCAGCCGGCATTCGTCCGCGCGATGAATTAGCGCGCGACTGTGGGCTCGAAGTGGGAGAACGAGGGGGAATCCTGGTCAATGATTTTCTTCAGACCTCAGATCCTGACATATATGCTGTAGGAGAAGTCGCTTTACATTCAGGAATGGTGTATGGTCTCGTTTCACCTGGATACCAAATGGCAGAGGTGGCGGCAGCTCACTTATCTAGTATCGATCTAAAATTCGAGGGAAGCGACCTTTCCACTAAGTTAAAGTTGATGGGCGTGGATGTTGCCAGCTTTGGTGATTATGAAGCCGATCCCAAATATACGAAAAGCCTCACATTTGAAGATCCTTTTGCAGGCGTCTATAAAAAATTAGTTTTTAATCCTGATGGGACGAAACTTTTGGGGGGCATCTTAATCGGTGATGCTTCCGATTATGGCAATTTGTCGATGCTGACCAAGACCGATGGTGTATTACCTTGCAACCCACATGAACTCGTCGTTGGCTCCAATAGTGGCATTCCGGGAGGTAGCATTGCAGAGATGCCAGACGAAGGGCAGGTCTGTTCTTGTAATAATGTCACAAAGGGGCAAATCTGCGCGGCAATTCAAGATGAAAAACTGACTTCAGTAGATCAGGTAAAAACATGTACCAAAGCTGGGAGTGGATGTGGGGGATGTTTGCCCCTGGTGACAGATCTATTTCAAGCAGAGATGGAAGCGTCTGGTCTTACGGTCAACAATGACCTGTGTGAGCATTTTGAATTTTCACGAACAGAACTACTCAATATTATTAAAATTAAAAAACTCAAAACATTTCAGGCAGTTCTCGATGACTGTGGTTCAGGTGCGGGATGCGAAGTCTGTAAGCCGACGGTGGCCTCGATTCTTGCCAGTTTATGGAACGAGCACGTTGTTGACCATGCATTTTTACAGGATACGAACGACCGCTTTTTGGCGAATGTGCAACGCGGTGGACTCTATTCAGTAGTGCCTCGCGTCCCCGGGGGCGAAATTACTCCAGACAAATTGATCGTTCTGGGAAATGTCGCTCAGGAATATGGCCTTTATACGAAAATCACCGGCGGACAACGCGTTGACTTATTCGGGGCGGAAGTTCATGATCTGCCTGCGATCTGGGAAAAATTGATCGACGCTGGATTTGAAAGCGGCCACGCATATGGTAAGGCGCTGCGTACTGTCAAAAGCTGTGTTGGCACAACTTGGTGTCGTTATGGAGTGGGCGACTCTGTTGGATTCGCAATACGACTGGAAGAACGCTACCGCGGAGTCCGTGCTCCACACAAAATCAAAGGAGGTGTTTCGGGGTGTGTTCGCGAATGTGCGGAAGCACAGAGTAAAGATTTTGGGCTCATCGCGACAGAAAATGGTTATAATCTCTATATCTGTGGGAACGGCGGTGCCAAACCACGACATGCCGATCTTTTTGCATCAGATCTTGATGAAGAAACTTGTATTAAGTATCTGGATCGATTTTTGATGTTTTATATTCAGACTGCGGATAAGCTAACTCGTACTGCTGCCTGGCTGGAGAAACTGGAAGGGGGAATTGACTATTTAAAAGAAGTTGTCATCGAAGATAAATTGGGGATTTGTGAAGAGCTCGAAGCCATGATGCAATCATTGGTTGATAGTTATCGTTGTGAATGGAAAGAAGTCGTTAATAACCCTGAGAAAAGAAGACTATTTAACCAGTTTGTGAATACCGAAGATCACCAACCCTCAATCGAATTGATTCCACAACGTGGGCAGCAACGCCCCGTCGACTGGGCTCCCGATTTTATTCCGATGGATGATCTCAAACCGTTGAAAAAAACTGTCGAAGATAATAATTCCCAACTAGATGAACAACCACGCGAGTGGGTCCATGTAGGAACTGTAAGCGATTTCCCAGAGAATAGTGGTGCTACTGTAAGATATGGGAATTCACAAATCGCAGTGTTTAATTTTACCAGTCGTGGTGAATGGTATGCTTGCCAGCAAATGTGTCCACATAAGCAGGCAATGGTATTATCACGCGGAATTATTGGTGATACTCAGGGCATTCCCAAAGTGGCATGTCCCTTACACAAAAAAACATTTTCTCTGAAAAATGGGACTTGTTTGAGTGGTGAGCAGAATTATTCAGTCAATGTGTTTAAAGTAAGAGTTGATGAGTTGCAGAATGTGTACTTGGAACTCCCTGAGAAAAAAGTACTAGATGAATTACTAAATCAAATAGAATGTGCTGGCACTCACTAAGCACAGGTTACCAAATGGTATTATCTCAACAACAAAATTCAAAAAAACAAGACGAACAACTTTTAGCACTGTCAGTAATTGAAGTTGTACAGGAAGCAGATGAAGTTCGGACCTTTCGATTGGATAATTCCAAAGGGATTTTTCCGATTCATAAGCCAGGCATGTTTGCCAAGGTCTGCCTTAACATTGATGGAAACGAAGTTTGGCGAAGCTTTTCAATAAGCTCATCACCATTGCAGCCGGAAAAAATTGACTTAACAATTAAACGCAATTCTCATGGACAGGTTGGAAATTATTTTTTTGAACAGATTCGTCCAGGATGCCGCCTATTGTTAAAAGGTCCTTTGGGACGATTTTATTATGACCAGGAGCAATATAGAGAACCGCTTGTGCTGTTGTGTGCCGGTATTGGAATCACTCCGATGATGAGTATTGTGCGTTACTTAAAAGATCTAAACCAAAACAGACTCTGTTACTTGTTTTATGGTGCCAGAACCCATAAGGATATTATCTTTGATGAGGAAACTCGACAGCTAATCACTCAAATGCCTGGTTTCCATTACTGTTTGACTCTTTCCCAACCAGCTCCTCATTGGTTGGGATATTGTGGATATCTCAATTTTGAGTTTATGCAATCAAAGGTTTCTCAACTTTTGGCGTCTCGTTTCTTTTTATGTGGTCCCAACCGATTTAATCAGGATTTTGAAGAACAACTTTTGGAAGCTGGAGTACCACAGACATTAATTCACAGCGAGCAATTTCATAAAACACGAAGGCCTCAATAAAAGATATGACATTTGACGTCGGTAGAGATAACCAGAATCCAATAATCGCTTTTGATGATCCTTCGTCGAATTTACAAAGTAATGCCGCCTGTAGTACTGAATTAGATCTAATTACGATTCTCTTGAAAGAACAGCAATCTTTAACTGCCATCGATCAATTCTCAAAACAGTATGACGCTCAGGCAATACCAGCTCAGTCAAGATACTATTCTGATCTGATTCCTTCAGCGTTACCACAATCCGGGGAACAATATGCTTTTGAGGTGGATTTGGATCGCTGTTCCGGCTGTAAAGCGTGTGTGACAGCCTGCCATTCACTCAATGGACTTGATGAAAACGAAACCTGGCGTGATGTTGGTTTACTGATTGGTGGGTCGAATCAGGATCCGATTTATCAACATGTCACCACTGCTTGTCACCATTGTCTGGAGCCGGCATGTATGCATGCCTGTCCGGTAAACGCTTATGAGAAAGATCCACTGACGGGAATTGTGAAACATCTGGACGACCAGTGTTTTGGTTGTCAGTATTGTACATTAGCGTGTCCTTACGATGTTCCTAAATACCAAAGCCACAAAGGAATTGTTCGGAAATGCGATATGTGCAGTCAGCGGTTATCTGATGGTGAAGCACCCGCTTGCGTGCAAGCGTGTCCTCATCAGGCGATTTCAATTAATGTAGTCAATCAGGAACAAGTCATCGCTGATTCGGAAGTCAACCAATTTCTACCAGCGGCGCCTGATCCACAGATTACGATTCCCACAACAACCTACAAGTCGAAAAAACCGTTTCCCCGTAATACATTACCGGCAGATTATTATTCAATCAGCCCACAGCATGCTCATCTACCGTTGGTAATTATGCTGGTACTGACTCAACTTTCTGTCGGCACGTTTCTTGCAGGATCTGCTCTGGAATATTTTTTCAGTGGAGAAAAGACTGATATTATGACTCGCTTGTATGCGACAAAAGCGTTGTTGTTTGGTTTATTGGCTTTGGGAGCGAGTACACTTCACCTGGGACGACCACTTTATGCTTTTAGAGGTATTTTGGGATTAAAGCACTCTTGGTTAAGCCGAGAAATCCTTGCCTTTGGCGTTTTCGCGGGTCTGGCTATGTTGTACGCGATTCTGACTTGGATTTCAGCTTCAACTTATCCAGAACTAAAGTCTTGGGAGCAGCTTACAGGGCTATCAGTTGGTGTATTTGGAATCGTCGGAATCCTTTGTTCGGTTATGATCTATGTATTTACGAAACGTGAATTCTGGAGCTTTGAATCGACCACGATCAAGTTTTCTCTCACTACGATTCTATTGGGAATTGCTTCGACATGGTTGACGATTTTCATTGTGAATTGGACTGATGACTCTCCAGAATCTAATCTATTGATCGCTCAAGCAGGGCCGCTTCTCTCCAAGGCATTGATTCTGACATCAATCATCAAGCTTGGTTTTGAAGCTTCGATATTTCGTTATCTGATTCGTCGGCAAAACTCACCACTCAAGCGTTCGGCATTATTGATGAGTGGGCAATTGTCAAATGTGACACTCGCTCGTTTTGCATGTGGTTTATTGGGAGGGATCTTGATGCCTTGCTTTTTACTGAATCAGCAAACACAACCGCAACATAGTTTAAATCTCTACATAGCCGTCAGCATATTATTTATTGCATGTTTGTTCGGTGAATTATTGGAAAGATATCTTTTTTTCTCCGCGGTGGCAGCTCCTCGAATGCCCGGAGTATTACGATAAGCGTTCATTTACAATCCTACTGGAATTCATTTTATGTCCATCATCAATCAATCAAGGCTCAGTGATCTGATCCATCAAAAAGAAGGGCCCCTCACGCGAGAGTTATTGCTCTCTCCCGGTGGATTTGGACTAGGAAAAGTTCCTGAAAAAAACACTCCTGATGCAATGACTCAGATGGTCTGTGGGTTTTGCGGTACAGGTTGTAATTTAAATATTCATCTGAAGGACGGCGAAGGGGTTTGTGTGACTCCGACCACAGAATATCCCGTCAATTTAGGGATGGCGTGTCCCAAAGGCTGGGAAGCATTGTCTGTGCTGAAATCTCCCGACCGAGCCATTAGCCCTCTCATTAAAAAATCTCACAATCACTGGGAACCGGTCGATTGGGACACAGCCCTGAATCTCTTCACGCGAAAATTCAAAGGCATCCAACAGCAATATGGGACAGATTCAGTTGCCTTTTTGAGTACCGGCCAAATGGTTACTGAAGAAATGGCATTTTTAGGAGCGCTTGCTAAATTCGGCATGGGCATGCTTCATGGAGATGGAAATACACGACAGTGTATGGCTTCGGCGGTCACCGCATATAAGCAATCATTCGGATTCGACGCGCCGCCATTTACGTATCAGGATCTCGAAGAGTCAGACGTACTGGTATTTATCGGTGCTAATCCCTGTATTGCGCATCCGATTATGTGGGAACGCGTCATGCGAAATTCGCATGAACCAGAAATAGTGGTTGTTGATCCACGAAAAACCGAAACGGCGATGCAGGCGACTCAGCACTTACAGATTTATCCCAAATCAGACCTGACATTATTTTATGGTATCGCGCACATTCTTATCCAAAGAGGGCACCTTGCTGAAGAGTTTATTCAAAATCATACGGAAGGTTTTGAAGAATTTGCTGCGCATATCAAAGATTATACAATCGAACGGGTTACTAATGAGACAGGACTAAGTCGTACTGCCATTGAACACTTTGCAGAAATCATTCATTCCGGAAAGCGGGTTTCTTTCTGGTGGACCATGGGAGTCAATCAAAGTTATCAAGGTGTACGCACCGCTCAATCATTGATCAATCTGGCTTTGATGACGGGGAACATTGGTAGAACAGGAACTGGACCGAATTCGATTACCGGCCAATGTAACGCCATGGGGTCTCGTCTATTTAGCAACACAACCAACCTGTTGGGGGGACATGATTTTCTCAACGCAGAGCATCGTAGTAAAGTTGCTGAAACGCTTTCGATTCCAGTTGATCGTATTCCCACTCAAAACAGTTGGCCATATCATAAGATCATTGAAGGAATTTTGGCCGGTAAAATTAAAGGGCTTTGGGTCATCTGCACCAATCCAGCACATTCATGGATTAACCAGAGACAGGTACGTGACATTTTAGACCGGTTGGATTTTCTCGTGGTACAGGACATGTATCATACTACCGAAACAGCCCGTCATGCGAATTTGGTCTTACCAGCGGCTGCCTGGGGAGAGAAAGAGGGCACGTTTATTAATGCAGAACGTCGAATCAGCCGTGTCAAACGTGTCACACGTGCTCCAGGACAGGCTTTGTCTGATTTTTCGATTTTCAAATTGATCGCTCAATACTGGGGTTGTGCTGACATGTTTTCGCAGTGGAAATCACCAGAGGATGTCTTTCAAATGATGAAGCAGCTGACAAAAGGACAACCATGTGATATTTCCGGTATTAAAGATTATGCAGCGATTGAAGAGCAGGGAGGTATTCAATGGCCGTTTCCTGAGTCAGATACCAAATCCTTAGAACAACAACGTCGATTATTTGAGGATGGTCAGTTCTATCATCAAAATGGCCGTGCCAAAATGATTTTTTCCGAACCAACAAAAATGCCGGAAGCGCCAAATGAGCAATATCCTTTTATTTTGTTGACCGGTCGAGGAACAGCTTCACAATGGCACACGCAAACTAGGACGAAAAATTCTGACGTGTTGCGGAAACTCTACCCAGCGCGCATTTATGTTGAACTCAATCCACAAGATGCAAGTGAATTGTCAATCAAACCCAATGACTGGATTTTTGTGGAATCACAGCGAGGGCGTATCAAAGCACAGGCTTTTATCACACAATCTGTACAGCCGGGCCAGATTTTTATTCCCATGCATTATGAACAGACCAATCAATTGACTGATGCGGTTTTCGATCCCTATTCGAGCCAGCCCTCTTATAAATGCTGTGCCGTTCGTGTACTGAAAAATTGAATCAATTCTGAGAAATCAAGTCATGCAAGCCAGCTTGGGATACGGCCCCCTTCAACATTCCTGATTATTCTCAATGCTACTCATTTTTGTTCAGTGGTAGTTTCTTGTCTTTGCCGAAAAATGCCTAATCGCACTCGAATCCTTCCTAATGACTTTAGTCAAATCTCCGCTTTCTCGTTTGTCTTTAGGAAATGATGGGGCGTAATCCGTAAAATCGGAGTTTGTATTAAATTGCGCTAATGGATTCCGAAGAATACCGATATTCCTCATAAGCACTCTGAGCAAACATAGATCAGGAGTGCGCGCTGCATGTGAGACAAGATGATTTCAACCCTCTCATCCTTGGAATATAGCATAAATCAGGCCAATGAATTTATTGACAACTCGATCCATGCAGCTGAAAGCATGCTACTGTTTCTGTTTACTCCTGTGTGCCATGCCCTTATATGCACAGGAAGCTTCTTCAACTCCGGCTTGCATTAGCGATGCACAACAATGTGTTCCGTATCAGGATTGCACTTCTTGTGTGACTGAACTCAACTACTGGGTTGTCAGTAGTCGTTGTTGTGTTCAGAAAAGTAATTGCTGTTGCCCATGCTGTGAATTTGATGTCTATCATTCCAGTGGAGGAGGAAATGTTACAGAGTCTTCATTTGAGACTTTAGTCCAATCGTTAGATCCTAATGCTCCGATTTGTATCATGGTGCATGGTAGCTTTGTGAAGTGGGAAGGAGCGCTAACAGATTCGTATAACACCTATTTTTGGCTGAGGAACGCAGCTCCAAATCGTCCGCTGAATGTGATCTTCTTCACATGGCCCAGCGGTGAGATGCCTACAAAGATACTACCAATCGATGTCAACATCCTTGGAAAGCGAGCTGAGTATAATGGGTATTATTTAGCACAATTGATTTCCCAATTGCCTGAACAGTACGACATCAGCCTGTTAGGTCATAGTCATGGTGCTCGCATCGTATCGTCAACTCTACATTTAATTGGAGGTGGTTCGATTCAAGGCTTCTCTTTGAATGAATGTGGGATTTGTATCCCTTGTCACTCGCGACGCATTCGTGCAGTATTCGCTGCCGCGGCTATTAATCACAATTGGTTAAATCCCGGGCAACGTTACGGCTGCAGTCTGAACTGCATTGAGTGCCTCGTTAACCTTCGAAACAAAAAAGACAGAGTTCTTCTCTTCTATCCCGTACTTGCCACGTTTTCACGCAGAGCATTAGCGCGTACCGGCTTCACTTATCTTGATCGACGCGCCCTTGGTGATTGTCTCAGTCGCGTGAATGATATCGATGTTTCGAAGTGTGTCGGCGCAGGCCACATGTTTCCAAACTACTATAGCCATCCAGAAATCGCGGAAACCATTGTGCCAGCAATTTATTTTAATGAGAGCCACTAGTGATCCGTTAAAGTTTGCGAATGTTTGGTTCGCACTAAAAATTTAATGATGGCGCCTGTCAAAATGAGGTCTGCGTAAGACCGGTCTTTAAGCTTGCATTTCAAATGCATAAGGTCCGATCCAGAAAGTCCTGGCTGGTCCCACTCTCTAAACGAGAATTTTCTGATCGAAAGCAGATTCTCATAGAATCCCCAATTTCGTAGTCGAATCTGGAACTCTTTTTTTACATAATGGTGGCAACAATCCTCTATCTCATAGAAGATTGTGTATTATTTTCTTATGTCGATCTGTTGTATCATATTGCAGTGATGTGACTTATGGCGAGAATCCCTCTCAGGGCATTTTTTTGAAAAGTCTGGAGATTCTGAAAATAATTTCGCCAGTTCGTGCATCCTTATTACTAAAAGCCGCGGTTTTGTTATTGAACGGGAGTAGATATTGGCCACCGGTAACGATGGCAAGCTCGCCCCCGAGATCGTCCATCAATTATTTGAACAGCATGCTGCCGAATTGCGCGCTTTTTTAACGGGGCTCTTACGCGACCACGATTTCGTTGATGAAGTAATTCAATTAACTTTTTCCAAAGCACTGCAATCAGGCAATCAGTCAAAGGAAGAGACCAGAAAAGGTTGGTTATTTAAAGTTGCTTATCACGAATCAATGGCTTTGTTGCGTCGGAGTAAAATTGACAGGAAATCGCTGAAAAATTTGTGTCATACGACGACAGTTTATTTGACTGAAAAACCAGAGCATCGACTTTTAGAAAATGAGAATATTGAACAAGTCAGGCAAGCGCTGAGTAAATTGCCCGAAAATCAACAAGAAGTAGTGATCGCGAGGATCTACCAAAATAAAACATTCAAAGAGATTGCTCAAGAATATGAGCTTCCACTAGGTACTGTATTGACGCGTATGCGAATTGCAATCAAAACCCTGTCAAAACAACTTGATAATCCAGCAGAGAATCGTTGATTTTAGTTTTTACATTCTATTTTTAAGACGTATTTCATGAGTGACTCGTCAGGCAACCTCGTTCCAAATAATTCTCCAGATGATCTGGAGTGGTTAGCATTCCAATATGTGTCTAATGCGCTTTCTGAACAGGACTCACAACGGTTTGAAGAATCACTCGGCGAGAGACAGGATGCCCGAGAAGCTTTAGCTACTGTCACTCAGCTCATCGCGGGTTTGAAAACGATTGAACCAACACCAGTCAGTCTCTCAGGAACAGTCACGTCAAAGCAGACGGCTTTAGATCCTCGATCTGGCTCTTCTTCACGTGTTCAATACTGGACCTTGCTGGGTTGTGCTGTTGCTCTGCTATGTTCGGTTTCATATTTGTTGAGCGTTTCACCCTACTGGACAACGACAAACTCACAAATCGTTGAAACTGAGCCTTCGCAAGATGATCTGGGACAATTACTTGATCTATGGTCTGAATCTGCTGAAGGTAGGAGCACCACTGTCTCATCAAATTCGAACACTGTTCAAATTGATTTGATTGATCAACAAGCCAGTCTGGCTGAAGTTGATACATTAGAAGTTCCCGACTGGCTTTATACCGCGGTCTCACTTCCGGATGAAAGTGTGAATTGATGTCTTTGGCACGTTTTAATATCCATTATTTTAATCCTTTTGTACCGGTGATCCCGATCTGCGTAATCGTTCTCTTTGCAGGTCTGACTTATGCTGATGACTCAGCAAAAACGGGAACGGTTTCTGTTACCGCGGAACGCTTGCAAAATAAGAAATCATTCACAAAACCTGTTACTACTCCGAAAGAACGGAAGGCTGCGACTGGTATTGGTCCCAATCGGGAAAAACTCGCACTCGAATTTGCGAAGCAGCATCATCCTGAATTAGCAAAATTAATTCAACGCCTCAAAAAACATAAACCACGTGAATATAAACGAGCACTTCGTGATTTGGACAACACACGCACCAAATTGGAACGCTTCAAAAATAGGGATACAGAACGCTATCGTCTGACTTTGGAACGTTGGGAAGTCGATTCTCGCATTCGTCTTTTAGCTGCCCGGGTTTCAGTGATGGGAAGTGCAACAGACAAATCAAAATTAAAAAATCTGATTACAAAACGAGTCGACCTTCAGCTGGAACTCTTGCGATACGATCAAAAACAAGCTGAAAAACGAGTGGAAAAGCTTCAAAAATCAATCTCAGAAATTGTAGAAAACCGAGATGACTATATTGATGCTGAGTTTAAAAAAATAAATCGTAGTATCAAGAAAACTGGACAAAAAAATAAAAACAAGAAGTAAGCGGATTACTTTTTGACTGACGATATTTCGTCCTTATGACAAGGTGTGTTATGAAATCAACCAAAATGACAAATTATTATTCTACATATGTAGCCGGAATCCTGGCATTAGTTGCTTTGACGACGACGGTTCAGGCGGCGAATGACACACAAATCAAAAAACCGGTCAGTCAGCGTTTTGCTGAATCGGATAACAAGGAAGTCCCTCAATTCCAGCAGCATGTTGTTCCTCTGCTTGGAAAACTCGGGTGCAACGGACGTGCTTGCCATGGTTCCTTCCAAGGTAAAGGCGACTTTCGGCTCTCACTGTTTGGCTATGACTTCATCATGGATCATAAACAGATTACCGCGGAAGACGTTGAGCGGATTGATCTCAAAGAACCAGTCAAAAGCTTAGTCCTGCAAAAACCTCTTGAAGAAATTGACCACGAAGGTGGCAAACGTTTTGATGCGGGTAGCTGGCAACACCAGCTCTTAACTCGTTGGATTGAAGGTGGCGCATTGGGAGTTCCGAAGGAAGCTCCGAAATTTGAGCGACTTGTGATTACTCCGAATTCCATACAATTCAATAAAGAGGGAGAGACCGTTGCGTTACGTGCCGTAGCAGTCTGGTCAGATGGTACTCAAGAAGACGTTACTCCACTTTGTCGATTCCAAACCAATAACGAACAGATCGCGACAATTTCACCAAAAGGTTTAGTTACTGCACAAAAACCAGGCGATACCCACGTCGTTGCGTTTTACGATTCGGGCGTCATTCCCATTCCTGTAATTCGACCTGTTTCCGATCAATATGGTAATAAATATCCTGAAATCGCAACATCAACTCCCGTTGATAAACATGTCATTAACAAGTTGAAAAAATTAGGTATGGTGCCTGCGGAAAAATGTACTGATGCAGAATTTTTACGTCGCATCAGTTTGGACCTTTCTGGAACTTTACCGGCTCCACACGAAGTTGAATCATTTGTTAATGACACTTCACCAGACAAGCGATCTAAAAAGATTGATGAACTACTGGAATCTCCCGGCTATGCAGCCTGGTGGACTACAAAATTATGTGACTTTACCCAGAATAATTATGATGATTTAATCAATGTGTCTCCGGTTCGGGAACGTCCCAGTCAGGATTGGTACGACTGGATCAAAAAACGCGTTGCGGACAACGTTGGCTATGACGAAATTACCGAAGGAATCTTACTGGCAACCAGCCGTGAACCTCAAGAAAACTTTGAGCAGTTCACGACTGCGATGAATGCGATTTATCAGGACAAATCTGACAAGGAGTTTGCTGACCGTGGTCATATGCCCTATTACTGGGCAAGACGCAATTTTCGAAATCCTGATGACCGTGTTTTAGGGTTTGCTTATACATTCCTGGGGATCCGAATTCAATGTGCCCAGTGTCATAAGCATCCCTTCGACCAGTGGACGCAAACAGACTTCAAAGAGTTTCGTGGTTTCTTTACACGGGTTAATTTTGGAGTCAATCCGGAATCGCGGACAGAATATACCGCAATGGTGAAAGAACTCGGTGCAAATAAATTACGGGGCAATCAATTACTCCGTGAGCTGAACAAAAAAGTCAAAGGGAAGAAGAATGTCCCCTTCCAGGAAGTCTATGTGACAAAAGCACGGCCTGTACGCACCAATAACAAAAATAAGAATAAGAAAAGACGACGCAATAATTCACGGAGTCCTGATACAGCTAAATTACTGGGGGCCGAAGTCGTGAAAATCAGTCAAATGCAAGATCCTCGGACTGCATTGATGGAATGGTTACGTCGGGAAGATAATCCCTATTTTGCAAAAGCGTTTGTGAACCGTGTCTGGGCTTCTTACTTTAATCGAGGAATCATTGAGCCACCTGACGATTTAAATCTGGCAAATCCCCCCAGTAACGGACCATTGCTTGATTATTTATCGCGTGAGTTTATTCGACATGATTTTGATATGAAATGGCTGCATCGCCAAATCACGAATAGCGATACTTATCAGCGTAGTTGGAAAACCAACAAAACAAATGAATTG
The Gimesia aquarii DNA segment above includes these coding regions:
- a CDS encoding DmsC/YnfH family molybdoenzyme membrane anchor subunit, which codes for MTFDVGRDNQNPIIAFDDPSSNLQSNAACSTELDLITILLKEQQSLTAIDQFSKQYDAQAIPAQSRYYSDLIPSALPQSGEQYAFEVDLDRCSGCKACVTACHSLNGLDENETWRDVGLLIGGSNQDPIYQHVTTACHHCLEPACMHACPVNAYEKDPLTGIVKHLDDQCFGCQYCTLACPYDVPKYQSHKGIVRKCDMCSQRLSDGEAPACVQACPHQAISINVVNQEQVIADSEVNQFLPAAPDPQITIPTTTYKSKKPFPRNTLPADYYSISPQHAHLPLVIMLVLTQLSVGTFLAGSALEYFFSGEKTDIMTRLYATKALLFGLLALGASTLHLGRPLYAFRGILGLKHSWLSREILAFGVFAGLAMLYAILTWISASTYPELKSWEQLTGLSVGVFGIVGILCSVMIYVFTKREFWSFESTTIKFSLTTILLGIASTWLTIFIVNWTDDSPESNLLIAQAGPLLSKALILTSIIKLGFEASIFRYLIRRQNSPLKRSALLMSGQLSNVTLARFACGLLGGILMPCFLLNQQTQPQHSLNLYIAVSILFIACLFGELLERYLFFSAVAAPRMPGVLR
- a CDS encoding ferredoxin reductase, which produces MVLSQQQNSKKQDEQLLALSVIEVVQEADEVRTFRLDNSKGIFPIHKPGMFAKVCLNIDGNEVWRSFSISSSPLQPEKIDLTIKRNSHGQVGNYFFEQIRPGCRLLLKGPLGRFYYDQEQYREPLVLLCAGIGITPMMSIVRYLKDLNQNRLCYLFYGARTHKDIIFDEETRQLITQMPGFHYCLTLSQPAPHWLGYCGYLNFEFMQSKVSQLLASRFFLCGPNRFNQDFEEQLLEAGVPQTLIHSEQFHKTRRPQ
- the nirB gene encoding nitrite reductase large subunit NirB, which gives rise to MIQRNSEPKKNVVVIGNGMVGLRLCEQLVEKDQQQQFKIVTFCEEPRAAYDRVGLTQFFAHNDAEKLMLARQEWYSENDIDLHLADRAVSIDRQTKIVRSQKGVEIPYDKVIIATGSYPFVPEVPGIKNRGVFVYRTINDLEAIIDYAKHSKRAAVIGGGLLGLEAAKAALDLGLETHVLEFAPRLMPRQIDDAGSKILVQKIEELGVQVHLNKATDEVLGNSKVTGIRFQDGEVLDVDMIIVSAGIRPRDELARDCGLEVGERGGILVNDFLQTSDPDIYAVGEVALHSGMVYGLVSPGYQMAEVAAAHLSSIDLKFEGSDLSTKLKLMGVDVASFGDYEADPKYTKSLTFEDPFAGVYKKLVFNPDGTKLLGGILIGDASDYGNLSMLTKTDGVLPCNPHELVVGSNSGIPGGSIAEMPDEGQVCSCNNVTKGQICAAIQDEKLTSVDQVKTCTKAGSGCGGCLPLVTDLFQAEMEASGLTVNNDLCEHFEFSRTELLNIIKIKKLKTFQAVLDDCGSGAGCEVCKPTVASILASLWNEHVVDHAFLQDTNDRFLANVQRGGLYSVVPRVPGGEITPDKLIVLGNVAQEYGLYTKITGGQRVDLFGAEVHDLPAIWEKLIDAGFESGHAYGKALRTVKSCVGTTWCRYGVGDSVGFAIRLEERYRGVRAPHKIKGGVSGCVRECAEAQSKDFGLIATENGYNLYICGNGGAKPRHADLFASDLDEETCIKYLDRFLMFYIQTADKLTRTAAWLEKLEGGIDYLKEVVIEDKLGICEELEAMMQSLVDSYRCEWKEVVNNPEKRRLFNQFVNTEDHQPSIELIPQRGQQRPVDWAPDFIPMDDLKPLKKTVEDNNSQLDEQPREWVHVGTVSDFPENSGATVRYGNSQIAVFNFTSRGEWYACQQMCPHKQAMVLSRGIIGDTQGIPKVACPLHKKTFSLKNGTCLSGEQNYSVNVFKVRVDELQNVYLELPEKKVLDELLNQIECAGTH